A genomic window from Leptospira broomii serovar Hurstbridge str. 5399 includes:
- a CDS encoding DUF2203 domain-containing protein, whose protein sequence is MERKIWTYEEARKILPYVRSITEEFYSSVNELHRELKEEILRENELEAKESQLEELLIEWAEKIRELGIEVKGLWLVDFDNGRGYYCWHLGEEDLLFEHGYDEGFSGRRPIDDNDEENE, encoded by the coding sequence ATGGAACGGAAAATCTGGACATACGAAGAAGCCCGTAAAATTCTACCTTATGTTAGGTCGATTACCGAAGAATTTTACTCGTCCGTTAATGAATTACATCGAGAACTCAAAGAAGAAATATTAAGAGAAAACGAGTTGGAGGCTAAAGAAAGCCAACTCGAAGAATTGTTAATCGAATGGGCCGAGAAGATCCGCGAACTAGGGATCGAAGTTAAAGGACTTTGGTTAGTCGATTTCGATAACGGAAGAGGATATTATTGTTGGCATCTGGGAGAGGAGGATCTCCTCTTCGAACACGGGTACGACGAAGGCTTTTCCGGACGAAGGCCGATCGACGATAATGACGAGGAAAACGAATAA
- the pyrB gene encoding aspartate carbamoyltransferase, with protein MSYDHKNILDTEQFSKEDLDFLVKQTREMERLMEAGKAFGILEGKLLASLFFEASTRTRLSFEAAMERLGGRVISTVGFQFSSISKGETLYDTMKMVEAYADIAVIRHPVEGSSRIAAGAVSIPVINAGDGAGQHPTQALLDLYTIISEKGKLDGLVLAFIGDLKYGRTIHSLINLLRHYKVHLYLISPPELALPDSYKKGLSGFPISFEESEDIKKVWECDVAYVTRIQEERFPDHREFERLKESFKVNKELILASKKDTTILHPLPRVNELSTDVDDLPNAAYFRQAKYGVVSRMTLLCLSLGVKF; from the coding sequence ATGTCGTACGATCATAAGAATATTCTAGATACGGAACAATTCTCCAAAGAAGACCTTGATTTCCTAGTGAAGCAAACTAGGGAAATGGAACGTTTGATGGAGGCCGGTAAGGCCTTCGGAATCCTGGAAGGAAAACTTCTGGCTTCGCTCTTCTTTGAGGCTTCTACTCGGACCCGATTGTCTTTCGAAGCCGCCATGGAGCGACTGGGGGGAAGAGTCATTTCCACGGTGGGCTTTCAATTCTCATCCATTTCGAAAGGTGAAACCCTATATGATACGATGAAAATGGTCGAAGCGTATGCGGACATCGCGGTGATTCGACATCCTGTGGAAGGTTCTTCCAGAATCGCAGCCGGTGCGGTAAGTATTCCAGTGATTAATGCAGGTGACGGAGCGGGACAACATCCGACTCAGGCGTTATTGGATTTGTATACGATCATTTCCGAAAAAGGGAAATTGGACGGGCTGGTGCTTGCGTTTATCGGAGATTTAAAATACGGCCGAACGATCCATAGTCTTATCAATCTATTGCGCCACTATAAAGTACATTTGTATCTTATCTCTCCGCCGGAACTTGCTCTTCCAGATTCTTATAAGAAAGGTCTTTCCGGTTTTCCGATCTCTTTCGAAGAAAGCGAGGACATCAAAAAAGTCTGGGAATGCGACGTCGCCTATGTGACTCGAATTCAAGAGGAACGATTTCCCGATCACAGAGAATTCGAGAGATTAAAGGAATCCTTTAAGGTAAATAAGGAACTCATTCTTGCGTCTAAGAAAGATACGACGATATTGCACCCGCTTCCTAGAGTGAATGAGCTTTCGACCGACGTTGACGATCTACCGAACGCGGCCTATTTTCGCCAGGCAAAATACGGTGTCGTAAGCAGAATGACTTTGCTTTGCCTTTCTCTTGGAGTGAAGTTCTGA
- a CDS encoding efflux RND transporter permease subunit — MRAIIESFIKNRLFFYLGTSFVFLAGIVSLLGLRRDTFPNVDMKQLVITTKFPGASPADVELRVTYPIEEKIKEIDGIDEIRSFSRNSASDIDVRVSLEEKDPEKILDEIRRAVDNAISEFPPQVTEKPKIIERKSSSYPVLEFSVFGGKDEIELHTTAEFLERELEKISGVARVDVFGKRDREWQILVNANRLKHYQLDLSDITTAIRNRNVNLPAGSVDSETAFDLRIDGEFRNPSDIYKIPIRTNDLFSKVELGSLARVEDTFEYPRFLAIANGKQGLILSVVKKERADAIDVADHVRKRLAELEKTAPPEIKTVMLSDEAKRTSKRLDIVSNNALIGFCIVFGILFLFLDFRTATITSLSLPISMLMTFAVLPFFDVSFNMISMMGLIIALGMLVDNSIVISENIYTYLGKNMDSFTASVKGTLEMLVPIFGSYLTTVAAFLPMLFMSGVMGKFVWQIPLVVIVALTASLIESFLFLPARITAFAKTPDQLKRTTGFRKTLDAFFHRMEERFSDFVAFTLRHKYSSFITILILILASFVALSRMKFILFPKEDIEIFTVKAEFPSSFRIYQTREKMKYMETIIKRIPPDELVSYSIKIGVQQTDPEDPLSRYGENLGVILVYLTPESERKRKAGEILASLESDFRKTPSLVDVYMEEFGAAPPIGAPITVSILGKDYKDLTKVSAELQTFLKTIPGVHSVRDDYRYGRKQMQVRLDEGLESFTGVSTFAAANMLRTAYDGERAGTVRKGRTKIYLRVMYDKDFRKNPDEIKHIPLRNKAGNITHLSKISKMELVDSPELLSHREFERAITVNAEIKVDQITAHEANSKIIEVFKPLIERQYPGISLAFGGEEKDTQRSMESLGKAGLLALFGIFAILALTMQNFWKPFLILSTIPLGIMGIVLGFPLSGKSISFLAMIGIIGLAGVLVNASIVLVDCIDSIQKGSTDSMDEILLEASRRRFRPILLTTLTTVAGILPTAYGLGGTDPVLVPMTLALGWGLGFGTLGSLLYVPVTLSVFHRFASKKKKVHH; from the coding sequence ATGAGAGCAATTATAGAATCATTTATTAAGAACCGATTATTCTTTTATCTAGGAACTAGCTTTGTCTTCCTAGCGGGAATCGTATCTTTGTTAGGTTTACGCCGAGATACATTTCCTAATGTGGATATGAAGCAGCTCGTGATTACCACGAAATTTCCGGGAGCCTCACCGGCCGATGTGGAGCTTCGAGTCACATATCCGATCGAAGAGAAAATTAAGGAAATCGACGGAATAGACGAAATACGTTCTTTTTCGAGAAATTCCGCATCGGATATAGATGTTCGGGTTAGTCTGGAAGAAAAGGATCCTGAAAAGATTTTAGACGAGATTCGCCGTGCGGTAGACAATGCGATTTCCGAATTCCCGCCTCAAGTTACGGAGAAACCGAAAATCATAGAAAGAAAATCAAGTTCGTATCCGGTTTTGGAATTTTCCGTTTTTGGGGGAAAAGACGAAATCGAACTACACACAACGGCCGAGTTTTTGGAAAGAGAGCTAGAAAAAATTTCCGGAGTGGCTCGCGTGGACGTCTTCGGAAAGAGGGATCGTGAATGGCAGATATTGGTGAACGCGAATCGATTGAAGCATTATCAATTGGATCTTTCCGATATTACCACTGCGATTCGAAATAGAAATGTGAATTTACCGGCCGGGTCCGTGGATTCCGAGACGGCGTTCGACCTTAGAATCGACGGAGAATTTAGAAATCCATCCGATATTTATAAAATTCCGATTCGCACCAACGATCTTTTCTCCAAAGTCGAATTGGGGAGTCTCGCTCGAGTCGAAGATACTTTTGAATATCCCAGATTTCTCGCAATTGCGAACGGAAAGCAAGGTCTGATTCTTTCCGTGGTAAAAAAGGAGAGAGCCGACGCGATAGATGTGGCCGATCATGTGCGTAAGCGTTTGGCCGAATTGGAAAAAACAGCTCCGCCTGAAATTAAAACCGTGATGTTAAGCGACGAAGCAAAGCGGACCAGTAAGCGTTTGGATATCGTTTCCAATAATGCCTTAATCGGATTTTGCATCGTTTTCGGTATCCTGTTTCTTTTCCTGGATTTCAGAACGGCTACGATTACTTCTTTATCGCTTCCTATTTCCATGTTAATGACTTTTGCCGTGCTTCCTTTTTTCGACGTATCCTTCAATATGATTTCCATGATGGGATTGATCATAGCTCTCGGAATGCTCGTCGACAACTCGATCGTGATCTCGGAGAATATTTACACGTATCTCGGAAAGAATATGGATTCGTTTACTGCATCCGTTAAAGGTACTCTGGAAATGCTGGTTCCGATTTTCGGATCATACCTTACGACGGTTGCCGCGTTTCTTCCGATGCTTTTTATGTCCGGAGTTATGGGAAAGTTCGTTTGGCAGATTCCTCTCGTAGTGATTGTTGCTTTGACGGCTAGTTTGATAGAATCCTTTTTATTTTTGCCGGCACGGATCACCGCATTCGCAAAAACTCCGGACCAATTAAAGCGGACGACCGGTTTTAGAAAAACCTTGGACGCTTTCTTTCATAGAATGGAGGAGCGCTTTTCCGATTTCGTAGCATTTACGTTACGTCATAAATATTCCTCTTTCATAACCATCTTGATTCTGATTCTGGCCTCCTTCGTGGCGTTGAGCCGGATGAAGTTCATTCTTTTTCCTAAGGAAGATATAGAAATTTTTACCGTTAAAGCGGAATTTCCCAGCTCGTTTCGAATCTATCAAACTAGGGAAAAAATGAAATACATGGAGACGATTATTAAAAGAATTCCGCCGGACGAACTCGTAAGCTATTCCATTAAAATCGGAGTTCAACAGACCGATCCGGAAGATCCGCTTTCGCGATACGGGGAAAATCTTGGGGTGATTTTGGTTTATCTGACGCCCGAATCGGAAAGAAAAAGAAAAGCGGGAGAAATCCTTGCTTCTCTAGAATCGGATTTTCGTAAGACTCCTAGTTTAGTGGACGTTTATATGGAGGAATTCGGGGCGGCCCCTCCGATCGGCGCGCCGATTACGGTTTCAATATTAGGAAAAGATTATAAGGATTTGACGAAAGTTTCTGCGGAATTGCAGACTTTTCTGAAGACGATTCCGGGCGTCCATTCGGTTAGAGACGATTATCGGTACGGTCGCAAACAGATGCAAGTTCGGTTGGACGAAGGTTTGGAAAGTTTTACCGGAGTCTCTACTTTCGCGGCGGCAAATATGCTTCGAACGGCGTACGACGGGGAACGAGCAGGAACCGTAAGAAAGGGGCGAACTAAGATTTATCTTCGAGTCATGTACGATAAGGATTTTAGAAAAAATCCGGATGAGATCAAGCACATTCCGCTGCGGAATAAAGCGGGAAATATTACCCATTTGTCCAAGATTTCAAAAATGGAGCTGGTCGATTCCCCCGAACTTCTATCTCATAGGGAGTTTGAAAGGGCAATAACGGTGAATGCGGAGATCAAGGTCGATCAAATTACGGCTCACGAAGCGAATTCGAAAATTATAGAAGTCTTTAAACCTTTGATAGAGCGCCAATATCCCGGAATCTCGCTTGCATTCGGTGGGGAAGAAAAGGATACACAAAGATCCATGGAATCTCTAGGAAAGGCCGGCCTTTTGGCGCTATTCGGAATTTTCGCCATTTTAGCTTTGACGATGCAGAATTTTTGGAAACCTTTCCTGATTCTGAGCACGATTCCGTTAGGGATCATGGGAATCGTACTAGGTTTTCCTCTTTCAGGTAAGTCGATCAGCTTCCTTGCAATGATCGGGATTATCGGACTCGCCGGCGTGCTTGTAAACGCATCCATCGTACTTGTGGATTGCATCGATTCGATTCAAAAGGGATCCACGGATTCTATGGACGAAATTCTGTTGGAAGCAAGTCGAAGGAGATTTCGACCAATTCTTTTAACAACGCTTACGACGGTTGCGGGAATTCTTCCGACGGCCTACGGTCTAGGTGGAACGGATCCGGTCCTAGTTCCGATGACTTTAGCTTTAGGTTGGGGACTTGGGTTCGGCACATTGGGAAGTCTACTTTATGTGCCGGTAACTCTTTCAGTTTTTCACCGGTTTGCTTCGAAAAAAAAGAAGGTTCATCATTAG